In the genome of Shewanella denitrificans OS217, the window AGATACACATTTAGCCCTTCAGACCATCCAAATGGAGGGCAGAGTGATGCTGTTTCACTATCCGCCGCATAGGAAGGCGAAGCACTGAGGTTCAAAGACAATAGTAAAGCCCCTAAAATACCTTTCCGCCTTGAAAAGCGATAGCGATTTTTGTTGTGATCCTGCAGAGTACTTATCAACTGTCTATTTATAAAATCCATAATATATCCTTGACCTTAGGGTTCACTTTGCCTCATATAGCAAAATGAATTTCAATATCTGTTAGTTCAAAATTCTCAGAGGTGTATTGACCTCCGAGTACGGGCAAAAGCATGATTTAACAATTATTATTATGGTAGCCACCTAGGCGAGAAATAGGTATTACAGCCTATTACACATGGAGTTTTTTCTTGTATTGCCCTTTGTGGGCAAGTTAGTCTTAGGCCATGTTTTTTTGATACTGTGAGTCTTATCTTGATTGCCAATCTGTTATTGTTATTAACCGCCTGTATTTGGGGCATGGGCTTTGTGGCCCAAGCCTTAGGCATGGAACATTTAGCGCCGTTTATGTTCAATAGCTTGCGTTTTTTTATTGGTGCAATCAGTCTGTTGCCACTTATTTGGTATTTCAAGCGTAAGCGGACCCTGATTGTGGGTGAGAAAAATAGCCTGTTATTGGGCTCTGTGGCCTTAGGCATTGTGCTTTTTATCGCCGCTTCTTTTCAGCAAGTGGGGCTACTCTATACCTCGGCGGCCAATGCGGGTTTTATTACCGGACTCTACATAGTCATAGTGCCTATCTTGGGTTTACTGCTTAAACACAGTACAGGGCTGAATACTTGGCTTGGCTGCGCTATTGCGGTATGGGGCATGTATTTCTTAAGTATTAAGGATGACATGAGCATAGGCTATGGTGATGCGTTGCAATTGGTTGGCGCCTTATTTTGGGCGGTGCACATTTTATTAATCGATCATTTGGCCCGTAAACATTCGGCTATCTTGTTGTCACAAATTCAATTTATGATCTGCGCGCTTATCAGCCTTGGGGTGTCACTTGCCATTGAAACTACAGTGCTTGGTAATATAGGTTTAGCCTGGGGTGCCTTGGCCTACTCAGGATTAATTTCAGTTGGGGTGGGTTATACACTGCAAGTGGTGGCTCAGAAAAATGCACACCCAGCTCATGTGGCGATTATCTTAAGTTTGGAAGCGGTATTTGCCGCCATTGGCGGTATCCTATTATTAAATGAGAGTTTAGATAACCGGGCGCTCTTAGGCTGTGCCTTAATGTTGTTAGGCATGCTAGTGTCACAATTACCCCTACGTTATTTGGTGATGTTTTGCCGTGAAAAAAAGATAAGCTCACCCAGCTAGGCTTAGGTTATCTTGCGATGGGGAGCTGGCGATGTTAAACCGCGATATTTAAAAGTGTTAAATTTCATCATCTAACATTGCTAAATTGGCTTGATTCGTCCAAAGTTATTGGCATTGAGTTCATCACTGATTAAATGATCCCTTAATGACACAGCATTCAAGCTTCAAACAGGCATTATTATTTGGCGGACTGGTGTTTACCTTGGGCCTAGCGATAAGCTTGGCGACTTCCCTGTGGGTTCACGATAAAAACCAGCGGTTTATTACTCAAGCCTTAGAAGAAAATACTCAAGACATCAGCCAGCGTGTGATCGAGCGAGTCACCTTGTACCAATATGGGCTTCGCAGTGCCAGAGGCTCAATATTAACCGCTGGCGAGCAAGGGATTTCCCGAGAAATATTTAAAGGCTACAGTGACACTCGTGATATCGACATTGAATTTCCAGGAGCTAGGGGCTTTGGCTTTATTCGCCGGGTTAAACCTATTGATGAGGCCAGCTTTATCGCCAAAGTCAAGCACGCCGGCTGGCCTGATTTTTCTATCCGTCAATTGACCCCCCACGATAATGAACGTTTCGTGATTGAATTGGTTGAGCCAGTAGAGCGAAATATGGCTGCCATAGGTTTGGATATCGCCTCTGAGACCAATCGTTATCAGGCTGCTTATCAAGCATTATTATCCGGCAAAGTGCACCTGAGTGGTCCCATTACCTTAGTGCAAGCCACAGGAAATCCACAGCAATCTTTTTTAATTTTATTGCCCATATACAGGACGGGAAATATTCCTGAGACTGTCAAGTTAAGGAAGGCTGAAGGGTTTGGCTGGAGTTATGCGCCACTTGTGATTGATGAAGTGCTTGAAGATCTTAATTTAACCCAAGAGACCACTAAGCTTGAGCTTAAAGATGTTACCGACAACAGCAACCCTGTGCTTTTCTATCAAACTCACGCTTTCGATACTGCTAAGTTATCTCGATATAGCACCACGCTTTCGACAAATATTTTTGGCCGCCAATGGACCATTTCAGTTTCCGCTTACCCCGTATTCATTGAAAGTTTACACTTAACTCGTCCAAGTTTAGTGCTGGCCTATGGTTTATTGATGAGCTTGCTCTTTGCAGTGTTAATGGCATTTTATAGCCGTAACAAGCAACAAAAGCGTCTGCTGGATGCTGAAAATGCCAGGCGTGCCAATATACTCGAACATTCTTTAGATGCCATCATAAGTTATGACAGCGAAGGGCTAATCACTGGCTGGAATCAAGGGGCTGAACACATTTTTGGCTATACCAAAGACGAAGTGATGCAAGGGGCAAACCTGGGTTTGATAGTACCCGCCGCAAACAAAGAAATTGAATGGACGCAGTTCAAGCAAGTGTTATCTGGTGAGGCGATTCAAAATGCCGTCGGTGTTCATCACGATAAAGAGCAAAACAAATTATCGACCTCTATGACAGCACTGCCCATTTATAACCACGTCGGGGTGATTGTCGGCGTGAGCCAAACCATAAGGGATATCACCGCCGCGCAAGATGCCGAGCGGCAAATTCATGAACTCAATGCCAGTCTCGAACGTAAAGTCCACCTAAGAACCCAAGCCTTAGAGCATGTGGTCGCCGAAAACAAAACCTTATTTGACACCATAGACCAACAGCTCTTGTATTCAGAAATCGACTTACAAGGCATTATTTTGGCAGTGAATGATAATTTTTGCGAGGCTAGCGGCTATAGCCGTGAGCAGCTGGTGGGCCTGAGCCATTTACAGGTCAGCTCAGGTGAACACGATAAGTTATTTTGGCAACGTTTGTGGAACAAGATTAAATCTGGCAAGCCTTGGCACGGTGAAATTTGTACCTTAGACAGCAAGGGGGAGCCTAAGTGGTTTGATACCGTGATAGCGCCGATTTTTGATAAACAAAAAAATATCGAGCGCTTTGTGTCATTAGCCACAGACATTACCGAACGCAAGAACGCTCAATTAGAGAAAAACAAAGTGGGTGCCTTATTATCCAATGTGCTTTTTGCCGCCTCTGAAGTTGCAATAATTGCCACGGATGAAACAGGGATTATCAGCATATTTAATCGCGGCGCCGAGCGGCTACTGGGCTACCACAGAGATGAGTTGGTGGGTAAAATTAGCCCAGCGATATTTCATTTAACCCAAGAGGTAATGTTAAGGGGCGATGAATTAAGTGCAGAACACGGCATCGAAATTCGTGGTTTTGAGGCCTTCATTTATCATGCTAAACACAAGGGACCCGAAACCCGTCGCTGGACGTATGTGCGAAAAGATGGCAGTGAATGCCAAGTGTCCTTGTCCGTGTCAGCCATGCGAGATACACAAGGCAATCTTTTAGGCTATCTTGGGGTTGCCACCAATATTGACTTGATGCTCAAACAGCAAGAGGAGCTGGTCTCTACCAGTACTCAACTGACACAAGCGGCAGAAGTTGCAGAACTTGGTATTTGGACCTGGGAGATAGAAACCAATATTTTAGATTGGAATGAACGTATGTTTGCTATCTATGATTATCCGAGTTCGCTTAATCATAACGGTTTATCTTACCAACACTGGCTCGATAGATTGCATCCCGATGATGTAGATATGGCCCAAGAGAAACTCAAGGCTGCCATTGAAGGCACGGGAGAATATGATCCCATATTCAGAGTGATACGGCCTTCAGATGAAGTACGTTATGTTCAAGGTGGCGCCCATGTTATTCGAGATAGGTTTGGTAAGGCACTGAAGTTGCTTGGGATAAACCGTGATATTACTGAACAGCGGGAATTAGAACACACCCTAAGAAGGGCTAAAGAAGAGGCCGATGCCACCAGTGCCGCTAAGTCTGCCTTCTTGGCCAATATGAGTCACGAAATTCGAACCCCTATGAATGCCATTCTGGGCATGTTGCAGCTAGTGCAGCACACTGACATGACGCCACAGCAACAAGACTATGTGTCAAAAACCGAAGTGGCGGCGCAATCCTTATTGGGCCTCTTAAATGATATTTTAGATTTTTCTAAAATAGATGCTGGCAAACTGAATGTGGATCTCCATCCCTGCTCCCTGGAAGAAATTATGCGAGAGCTTGCGGTGCTCTTGGCTGCCAATATGCGCAGAAAACACATTGAAGTGTTATTCGATTTAGATCCCAGTATTCCAGAACTCGTGTTGGCGGATAAACAAAGATTACAACAAGTGTTGCTCAATCTTGCGGGCAATGCGATTAAATTCACTGCTCAAGGACATGTCATACTACAAGTGTTCAATTTGAAGCTCAGTAGCCATAAGGTGCGGTTAAGGATAAGTGTGGCTGACACTGGCATAGGCATCAATGTGAGTCAGCTTGATAAGATATTTCAAGGTTTTATGCAGGCGGAATCGTCCACCTCACGGCGTTTTGGCGGCACAGGCCTCGGCCTTGCGATTACTAAGCGCTTGGTGGAGTTAATGGGGGCTGAGCTTGAAGTTGAAAGCCAAGAGGGACAGGGCAGCCGTTTCTGGTTCGATATAGAATTTGAATTAGTCGAGACTCCTATCACTAAGTCGACATTAACCTTAAACAATCGCCGGGTGCTCTTGGTTGATGACAGCGCAATGAGCCGAAAAATTGTGGCCAACACATTAGTCACTCATGGCGCCGAGGTGGTTGAAGCCAGTGGGGGCTTGGAGGCATTAACTCTGATTGAACAGAGTCTTGAGGAAGAAAAAGCCTTTGATGCGGTAGTGATGGATTGGCGCATGCCAGAACTTAATGGCTTAGAAGCGGCTGAGCGCATCCATGAATTGTGTGGTCACAAGCCAAGACCCGCAGTTATCATGCTTACCGCTTACGCTGAAGATTTGATGCTAGAAAGTAAAGCTTACTCGAGCTTACCTTTTGTCAGCTTACTCACTAAACCCACCACAGCGAACCTTATTCTTGAAACCTTAGATAACGCCATCATGGGTAAAGTTGAAAGAGGTTCAACCAAAAAATGGGCTCAGGACAACTTGCAGGGCTTGTCTATCTTAGTGGTGGAAGACAATGCATTAAATCGCCAGGTTATCGATGAGCTACTTAAATTACAAGGTGCGATAGTCACCCTAGCTGAGGGTGGAATTGAAGGGGTTAAGCAAGTCACTGATCAAGGAATGGATTTTGATATTGTGATCATGGACATGCAAATGCCTGACATCGACGGCTTAGAAGCCACACGGTTAATCCGCGCCGATGGCCGCTTTGAACACTTGCCCATTCTTGCCATGACGGCCAATGCATCGGCCATCGACAGAGAAAACTGTCTCAGGGCTGGAATGAATGATCATATTGGTAAACCCGTGGACATGAGTGAACTTGTGCCGCGCATATTAACACTCACTCGAGATGAATACTCAATCTCAGGCAATAACAGCCTTGCTAATTCCCACTCTGCCGATAACAATCCAGCTAATAACAACTCTGCTAATATCAGTGCAGAGCAAGACAGGCTAGCTACTGAGAGTATTTCCACTGAAAGAGTCATGCCACAGGATGTGGCCATACTGGAAGATACCAGTTCTATTTTGCGTAGATTTGGTGGTGAGATGTCGTTTTTCATCGACGTGAAACAAAGCTTTGTGTCTGAAATGATGTTACAGCTTGGCTTGTTAACGACAGCATTTGAACAAGCCGATTTACAGACCGCCAGCATAGTCGCCCATACCATTAAAGGCACGGCAAGCAACTTAGGGGCTAAGCGGTTAGCAGCCTTCGGCGCACAGTTAGAGCTTGAGTGTAAACAAGGGCTTGAACCATTAGCCGCCAAGCAATGGCTGTTGACCATAGAGCAAAGTATAACTGATAGTGCCTTACACTTGGATAAGCTATTTTTATCTACGACGAGTGATGAGCAGGTTGAAGAGAAAAAGAGGCCTTTGATTAATGGCGAACACAATGATCAATTCGATAGAAAAATGCTTAAAGAATTAATACTCTTGTTAGAAGAACAAAACTTGGATGCGTTCGATAAACTAAGCCACATACTCGAGAACCTAGTCTCAGAGGGGCATTGGCTTACCTTAGAGACCCAAGTGAATAACTTACAGTTTAACGATGCGCTAGTAACGGCTGAAGCCATTTTGAAAGGGGCAGAAACGTGTTAATAGAAGAGTATATATCAACCGATAAACCAGAACGCGGCAAGATTTTGCTGGTGGATGACCAAGTCGTCAATATTAAAATTTTACACCAACTTCTGCATCAGGATTATGATATCCATATGGCCACCGATGGCTTGAAAGCCATAGAAATTTGTGAAAAAATCCAGCCGGATATTATATTGCTCGACATTGAAATGCCCAATTTAAACGGTTTTGATGTGTGCGCTAAATTAAAACAGCGGGCAGAAACCCGTAGTATTGCGGTTATCTTTGTCACAGGCCATTTCGATTTAGAAAAAGAGGTGCAGGGTTTCCAGCTGGGGGCGGTGGACTTTATTCACAAACCCATCAACCCAGTGATCACTCAAGCCAGAATTAAAAATCAGTTCAAGTTGAAGCGTCAGTCTGATTTATTACGCTCCATAGCCCTGCTTGATGGCTTAACTGGGGTTGCCAACCGACGTAAATTCGAACAGCACACACCGACAACTTGGCAGCACTGCTTAAGAGATAAGTTACCGATCTCCATCGTTATGTTGGATATCGACTTTTTTAAGCGTTTTAATGATTGCTATGGTCACAGCAAAGGGGATGAATGCCTAAGGAAAGTAGCCCAAACTATCAATAGCAGGGCACGGCGGCCTTACGATCTGGTGGCCCGTTTTGGGGGTGAGGAGTTTATTTGTGTCATGCCCAATACGGATTTTGATGGCGCCTTGTTCGTTACTCAGCAAATTGTGGACAGCATTATCGCCCTTAAAATACCCCACGAAGGTTCAGATGTGATGAAGTTTGTCACCATCAGTGCAGGGCTTGCCAGCGTCATTCCCAGTCAAAACATGGAGCTTCAGGCCCTGATTGAATCTGCAGATAAACAGCTGTATCGAGCGAAAAGCCAAGGCAGGAATAGGGTAGAGGCAATCAATATCAATGCAATGGCTGCAGCGCCTGAGCGTATAGAGGGTTAGATTTCATTATTGATTGTTAATCTCACCTGTTAAAGAATGTGTGACGCTGTTTTGGGGCTATCTTGAAGTCGCAACACATCGCAATGGTTTTCATCTTGCCATGTCCAGCAAAGGGGCACTTGGTTGGTGTCTGGTGATTGAAGTAAGCCAGTTAATATATCGAAATTCTTAGCCGTCACAGCCTGGCCATGGATATGGGTGATGATGCTGTTCTCTTTAATGCCCAGAGCGTGGATCGAACTATTATTGGGCGTGATATCTCGCACCACGGCGCCTTGGGTGTGAGGTAGGAGCAAGAGACCGCTGCTGTTCTTTGGCACTGGGTTCTGGTAAAGCTTGCTGGGGCGCAGCCAAAGCGTTTCATTGTTGAAGTCGAACACCATATTGAAGCGTTTCATTATCTGGTTTCCAAGAATACCATCGCTATCATCCTCAGGATCGTCATTTATCATCTTAAACGAAGCGTTAAAGTCAGTTATCTTGTAATCCCCCAAACGAATCGTATCCAATAATCCATTCAACTGGGTGGCATATCCCTTAATACCGATAGAGCGGGACTGAAAAGTTTTCTCTGGCAACTGAATATTTGGGTTAATACCCACTTTTAGACTCAGAGTGCCTGTTGAACCCGTATCTAACATGACTTTGACTTGGGCTTTTCTCGACTGACTATCAATACTTGTCCTAAGGTAGGGCGTATTATTTTCAACCTCCATAGTTAATCGTTGCCAATTTAGGTTCTCATATTGGATTTTTTTGTCGCCAGTGGGCCGATGGAAATGTAATTGCTGTTTATCGTGATCGATTTCAACCAGGCAGCAATTGAAAAAATCAGCGCCCAGTACGCCATCAAAATAGGTCTCCTCTTCATTTTGAAATGGCATGGCATCGGCTGGCGCGTAGACCATGGATAAGCCCTCCACAGAAAGACTACCTAATGTAATGTGCTGATCATGAACAATATAAGCGGTTGGCGCGGGTCCATCGCCTGTGCCTGAGATCTGTATCGGGTTATTCAGAGGCAGTTTCAGGGCCTTGGTCGCTCGGGTTTGTGTCAACACGCTGGCTGCGGCACCTGAGTCCAACACAAACATCATTGGCTCGCCGCCATTGACTCGCACTGGCACTAAAATATGGTTGTTCATCATGGTAAAAGATAATGATGAGGTATTGTTCTCCCCCTGCCATACGACATCAGTATTGGCATTGTGCCAGCGTAAACTCGCCATTTGATATAGCTGGCAACCACTGAGTCCTACGATTAAGGTGATTGTACATAAAGCGCGTAGTAAGCTGTTTAGCTTGTTAAAACGCATAAGCTTTCTTAGTGTCATCATCTTGCATCCTTAAATGTGTGTTTTATCGAGTATAACAACAATTAATTATCGCAAGACAATAATTAATTTTTGACTTGTAATAATTTGTTATTGTTTGATACACTTGAGGGACAGTTTTACGATAGTGACGAGAGCAGGGGATTAAAATGATTAAACAGCAAGAATTAAGGCGAACCAGCCACATAGTGCGTCTTTTGGTCATGGGGGTATTGGTGTGTGTAATTGGCATTGCCAGCTATGGCTTTATGGCCCATGGTGTGTGGTGGATAAGCTTAGGGGATGGCTCGTTTGAAAGCTTATGGCATCAATATCCCCAAGCACATTCCTCATTAGTCATAGTGAGTCTGCCCATTGTTTTGGCTAAATTACTCTCACTCTATTGGTTATTAGCCTTATTGCACGAATTTAGCCAAGGTCATTTCTTTTCCAACAGCAGCTTGAAACACATCCACTGGCTGGCATGGATGACGGTATTTTCAGAGCTATACGGTATTGTTTGGCCAATACTTGCGAGCCAAGTGTTAGCGGTTCCCAGTACAGAAATTAATATCGCCCCACTGAGCTTGATTTCAGTGCTGTGCTTGCCGGTGTTGGCGCACTTTTTTAGTGCCGCGCATGAGTTAGACAAGGAAAACAAGGAGATCATCTGATGAGGATCATCGTCAATCTTGATGTGGTCATGGCCCAGCGAAAAATCAGTTCCAAGGCGTTGGCACAACACATAGGCATAACTGAGGCCAATTTATCCTTGTTAAAACGTGGCAAAGTGAAGGGGATCCGTTTTGCGACGTTAGCGGCCATCTGCGACTATTTACAATGCCAACCTGGTGATTTGCTAGCCTTCGAATCCGCTGAGAGCTACCCGAATGAATAATTTTTTAGCGTGAACGTGTACCCAGGAAGTGTTAGTTGTTGCGCATAACTGCGCTTAAAACCTCCCCCAAAAGAAATACAGGCATACAGGTGCAAGCTGAGCCTTTATT includes:
- a CDS encoding DMT family transporter, producing the protein MIANLLLLLTACIWGMGFVAQALGMEHLAPFMFNSLRFFIGAISLLPLIWYFKRKRTLIVGEKNSLLLGSVALGIVLFIAASFQQVGLLYTSAANAGFITGLYIVIVPILGLLLKHSTGLNTWLGCAIAVWGMYFLSIKDDMSIGYGDALQLVGALFWAVHILLIDHLARKHSAILLSQIQFMICALISLGVSLAIETTVLGNIGLAWGALAYSGLISVGVGYTLQVVAQKNAHPAHVAIILSLEAVFAAIGGILLLNESLDNRALLGCALMLLGMLVSQLPLRYLVMFCREKKISSPS
- a CDS encoding PAS domain S-box protein; the encoded protein is MTQHSSFKQALLFGGLVFTLGLAISLATSLWVHDKNQRFITQALEENTQDISQRVIERVTLYQYGLRSARGSILTAGEQGISREIFKGYSDTRDIDIEFPGARGFGFIRRVKPIDEASFIAKVKHAGWPDFSIRQLTPHDNERFVIELVEPVERNMAAIGLDIASETNRYQAAYQALLSGKVHLSGPITLVQATGNPQQSFLILLPIYRTGNIPETVKLRKAEGFGWSYAPLVIDEVLEDLNLTQETTKLELKDVTDNSNPVLFYQTHAFDTAKLSRYSTTLSTNIFGRQWTISVSAYPVFIESLHLTRPSLVLAYGLLMSLLFAVLMAFYSRNKQQKRLLDAENARRANILEHSLDAIISYDSEGLITGWNQGAEHIFGYTKDEVMQGANLGLIVPAANKEIEWTQFKQVLSGEAIQNAVGVHHDKEQNKLSTSMTALPIYNHVGVIVGVSQTIRDITAAQDAERQIHELNASLERKVHLRTQALEHVVAENKTLFDTIDQQLLYSEIDLQGIILAVNDNFCEASGYSREQLVGLSHLQVSSGEHDKLFWQRLWNKIKSGKPWHGEICTLDSKGEPKWFDTVIAPIFDKQKNIERFVSLATDITERKNAQLEKNKVGALLSNVLFAASEVAIIATDETGIISIFNRGAERLLGYHRDELVGKISPAIFHLTQEVMLRGDELSAEHGIEIRGFEAFIYHAKHKGPETRRWTYVRKDGSECQVSLSVSAMRDTQGNLLGYLGVATNIDLMLKQQEELVSTSTQLTQAAEVAELGIWTWEIETNILDWNERMFAIYDYPSSLNHNGLSYQHWLDRLHPDDVDMAQEKLKAAIEGTGEYDPIFRVIRPSDEVRYVQGGAHVIRDRFGKALKLLGINRDITEQRELEHTLRRAKEEADATSAAKSAFLANMSHEIRTPMNAILGMLQLVQHTDMTPQQQDYVSKTEVAAQSLLGLLNDILDFSKIDAGKLNVDLHPCSLEEIMRELAVLLAANMRRKHIEVLFDLDPSIPELVLADKQRLQQVLLNLAGNAIKFTAQGHVILQVFNLKLSSHKVRLRISVADTGIGINVSQLDKIFQGFMQAESSTSRRFGGTGLGLAITKRLVELMGAELEVESQEGQGSRFWFDIEFELVETPITKSTLTLNNRRVLLVDDSAMSRKIVANTLVTHGAEVVEASGGLEALTLIEQSLEEEKAFDAVVMDWRMPELNGLEAAERIHELCGHKPRPAVIMLTAYAEDLMLESKAYSSLPFVSLLTKPTTANLILETLDNAIMGKVERGSTKKWAQDNLQGLSILVVEDNALNRQVIDELLKLQGAIVTLAEGGIEGVKQVTDQGMDFDIVIMDMQMPDIDGLEATRLIRADGRFEHLPILAMTANASAIDRENCLRAGMNDHIGKPVDMSELVPRILTLTRDEYSISGNNSLANSHSADNNPANNNSANISAEQDRLATESISTERVMPQDVAILEDTSSILRRFGGEMSFFIDVKQSFVSEMMLQLGLLTTAFEQADLQTASIVAHTIKGTASNLGAKRLAAFGAQLELECKQGLEPLAAKQWLLTIEQSITDSALHLDKLFLSTTSDEQVEEKKRPLINGEHNDQFDRKMLKELILLLEEQNLDAFDKLSHILENLVSEGHWLTLETQVNNLQFNDALVTAEAILKGAETC
- a CDS encoding diguanylate cyclase is translated as MLIEEYISTDKPERGKILLVDDQVVNIKILHQLLHQDYDIHMATDGLKAIEICEKIQPDIILLDIEMPNLNGFDVCAKLKQRAETRSIAVIFVTGHFDLEKEVQGFQLGAVDFIHKPINPVITQARIKNQFKLKRQSDLLRSIALLDGLTGVANRRKFEQHTPTTWQHCLRDKLPISIVMLDIDFFKRFNDCYGHSKGDECLRKVAQTINSRARRPYDLVARFGGEEFICVMPNTDFDGALFVTQQIVDSIIALKIPHEGSDVMKFVTISAGLASVIPSQNMELQALIESADKQLYRAKSQGRNRVEAININAMAAAPERIEG
- a CDS encoding aspartyl protease family protein produces the protein MMTLRKLMRFNKLNSLLRALCTITLIVGLSGCQLYQMASLRWHNANTDVVWQGENNTSSLSFTMMNNHILVPVRVNGGEPMMFVLDSGAAASVLTQTRATKALKLPLNNPIQISGTGDGPAPTAYIVHDQHITLGSLSVEGLSMVYAPADAMPFQNEEETYFDGVLGADFFNCCLVEIDHDKQQLHFHRPTGDKKIQYENLNWQRLTMEVENNTPYLRTSIDSQSRKAQVKVMLDTGSTGTLSLKVGINPNIQLPEKTFQSRSIGIKGYATQLNGLLDTIRLGDYKITDFNASFKMINDDPEDDSDGILGNQIMKRFNMVFDFNNETLWLRPSKLYQNPVPKNSSGLLLLPHTQGAVVRDITPNNSSIHALGIKENSIITHIHGQAVTAKNFDILTGLLQSPDTNQVPLCWTWQDENHCDVLRLQDSPKTASHIL
- a CDS encoding DUF2975 domain-containing protein, coding for MIKQQELRRTSHIVRLLVMGVLVCVIGIASYGFMAHGVWWISLGDGSFESLWHQYPQAHSSLVIVSLPIVLAKLLSLYWLLALLHEFSQGHFFSNSSLKHIHWLAWMTVFSELYGIVWPILASQVLAVPSTEINIAPLSLISVLCLPVLAHFFSAAHELDKENKEII
- a CDS encoding helix-turn-helix domain-containing protein, which produces MRIIVNLDVVMAQRKISSKALAQHIGITEANLSLLKRGKVKGIRFATLAAICDYLQCQPGDLLAFESAESYPNE